One part of the Rutidosis leptorrhynchoides isolate AG116_Rl617_1_P2 chromosome 1, CSIRO_AGI_Rlap_v1, whole genome shotgun sequence genome encodes these proteins:
- the LOC139863700 gene encoding scarecrow-like protein 6 has protein sequence MRGMAFEVATFQPCLLDNNVKEGISFGSNNNSTSNEPISVLDTRRSPSPSTSTSTLSSSFNGGSTTTTPPSLGIITTTNNNQDKWPESVPQEMNISGYVSNSNPTNDGCRKDEWPELQPIPAGFELQQQRFGGGLEDWESLLSAQDQSLRWISGDYDDTSLSLQQLLQSNQIDQNALPATASDTPNFNSLNPNFFPLSNTDQNPQMILPCHPPPEIHFHHQGFQKVPTFCQKPPVSDLGYEKDSGFNPGFQKLPNLNPGHELLLKKSMMVAPKQEPPQTAVSPPNNHHHHQNQLICDQLFAAAELMLSGNFSHAQGILARLNHQFASAATLNKPFQRAAFYFKEALQMQLQSNPNKITQFNGMFKMGAYKMFSEVSPILQFMNFTSNQTILEAIGDAKNIHIVDFDIGFGAQWASFIQELPTRNNGGVGCSLKITAFASPSTHHPIELGLMHENLSQFARETGICFELEVVNFDSFDPRSFSVSENATVAVNFPVWSASTHLSAIPSILHFIKQLSPKIVVSLDRGCERTDLPFPHYLLQGLQYYEVLLDSIDGSKVVADVSNKIEKFLFQSQIERMVLGKLETPEPMPHWKSLFMAGGYSPVLFSNFAETQADCVVKRMPVHGFHIEKRQAALVLCWQNRELMTVSAWKC, from the coding sequence atgagagGTATGGCATTTGAAGTTGCAACTTTTCAACCCTGTTTATTAGATAACAATGTAAAAGAAGGCATAAGTTTTGGTAGCAACAACAACAGTACTAGTAATGAACCCATCTCTGTTCTTGACACACGGCGGAGTCCAAGCCCTTCAACCTCAACTTCCACCCTTTCCTCCTCCTTCAACGGCGGCAGCACCACCACCACTCCGCCGTCACtaggtatcattaccaccaccaacaacaaccaagaTAAATGGCCAGAGTCTGTTCCTCAAGAAATGAATATTTCTGGGTATGTTTCAAATAGCAACCCCACCAACGACGGTTGCCGGAAAGATGAATGGCCGGAGTTACAACCTATTCCGGCGGGATTTGAACTTCAACAACAGAGATTTGGGGGTGGTTTAGAAGATTGGGAAAGTTTATTATCTGCACAAGACCAGTCTCTCCGGTGGATCTCCGGTGACTATGATGATACATCTTTAAGTCTTCAACAGCTTTTACAGAGCAATcaaattgaccaaaatgcccttccagCCACCGCTTCTGATACTCCAAATTTTAACTCACTGAACCCCAATTTCTTTCCTTTATCTAACACTGATCAAAACCCACAAATGATTTTACCCTGCCACCCACCACCGGAAATTCACTTCCACCACCAGGGTTTTCAAAAAGTTCCTACTTTTTGTCAGAAACCTCCAGTTTCTGATCTGGGTTATGAAAAAGATTCGGGCTTTAATCCGGGTTTTCAAAAGCTTCCGAATTTGAACCCGGGTCATGAGTTACTTCTCAAGAAATCAATGATGGTGGCACCAAAACAAGAACCACCACAAACTGCAGTCTCACCACCcaacaaccaccatcaccaccagaACCAGCTTATCTGTGACCAGTTATTCGCCGCGGCTGAGCTAATGCTCTCTGGAAACTTCTCACACGCGCAAGGGATATTGGCGCGGCTCAATCACCAGTTCGCTTCGGCTGCAACTCTTAATAAGCCTTTTCAAAGGGCAGCTTTTTATTTCAAGGAAGCTTTACAAATGCAGTTGCAATCAAACCCGAATAAAATCACTCAGTTCAACGGTATGTTCAAGATGGGGGCATATAAAATGTTCTCAGAAGTATCACCAATTCTTCAATTTATGAATTTCACTTCAAATCAAACAATTCTTGAAGCTATTGGCGATGCTAAAAATATCCATATTGTTGATTTCGATATCGGGTTTGGTGCACAATGGGCGTCTTTTATTCAAGAACTTCCTACCAGAAACAATGGTGGTGTCGGTTGTTCATTAAAAATAACTGCTTTTGCTTCACCTTCAACCCACCATCCCATTGAACTTGGACTTATGCATGAAAACTTGTCACAATTCGCTCGAGAAACCGGGATTTGTTTCGAGCTTGAAGTTGTCAACTTTGATTCGTTTGATCCAAGATCGTTTTCGGTATCTGAAAATGCAACAGTTGCTGTAAATTTCCCAGTTTGGTCTGCTTCGACTCACTTATCTGCGATACCATCGATCCTTCATTTCATTAAGCAACTCTCACCGAAAATTGTTGTGTCACTTGATCGCGGATGTGAAAGGACGGATTTACCCTTTCCACATTACCTTCTTCAAGGTcttcagtactatgaagttttattGGATTCCATTGACGGTTCAAAAGTTGTTGCTGACGTGTCAAACAAGATCGAAAAGTTCCTTTTTCAGTCTCAAATCGAACGTATGGTGTTAGGCAAACTTGAAACCCCAGAGCCAATGCCACATTGGAAATCACTGTTTATGGCTGGAGGATACTCCCCTGTCCTTTTTAGTAATTTTGCAGAAACACAAGCGGATTGTGTTGTGAAGAGGATGCCAGTTCATGGATTTCATATCGAAAAGAGGCAGGCTGCGCTTGTGCTTTGCTGGCAGAATCGGGAGCTGATGACGGTTTCAGCTTGGAAATGTTGA